The following proteins are encoded in a genomic region of Triticum dicoccoides isolate Atlit2015 ecotype Zavitan chromosome 1B, WEW_v2.0, whole genome shotgun sequence:
- the LOC119347685 gene encoding probable histone H2A.4, with product METGAKAPKKAGTAGRRAGGGPKKKAVSRSVKAGLQFPVGRIGRYLKHGRYAKRVGSGAPVYLAAVLEYLAAELLELAGNAARDNKKNRIIPRHVLLAIRNDEELGKLLAGVTIAYGGVLPNINPVLLPKKAAAAAAKEPKAGTTKSPRKSPAKKAADA from the exons ATGGAGACCGGAGCGAAGGCGCCGAAGAAGGCCGGCACGGCCGGGCGCCGGGCCGGCGGCGGCCCGAAGAAGAAGGCCGTCTCGCGCTCCGTCAAGGCCGGCCTCCAGTTCCCCGTGGGCCGCATCGGGCGCTACCTCAAGCACGGGCGCTACGCCAAGCGCGTCGGCAGCGGCGCCCCCGTCTACCTCGCCGCCGTCCTCGAGTACCTCGCCGCCGAG ctCCTCGAGCTGGCGGGGAACGCGGCGCGGGACAACAAGAAGAACCGGATCATCCCGCGGCACGTGCTGCTCGCGATCCGCAACGACGAGGAGCTCGGGAAGCTGCTGGCCGGCGTCACCATCGCCTACGGAGGCGTCCTGCCCAACATCAACCCCGTGCTGCTTCCCAAGAAGGCCGCTGCGGCGGCTGCCAAGGAGCCCAAGGCGGGCACGACCAAGTCTCCCAGGAAGTCCCCCGCCAAGAAGGCGGCCGACGCTTAG